A single region of the Streptomyces vilmorinianum genome encodes:
- a CDS encoding uridine kinase gives MRFEAITWERLATTLAAHVDGAAPGDGGDWLKVGIDGPPAAPTGETAERIAEALRLRGRSVLVVGTEGFLRPASLRYEYGKRDPDSYYSGWFDTGALWREVFGPLEAGGSGRVLPDLWDPATDRATRSPYVELPPGGVLVVHGPFLLGHWFPFDLTVHLRLSPGALARRSEDPWTLPAFERYENEVGPSDTADVVVRADDPRHPAWTGLRGQGPAPVHSPP, from the coding sequence GTGCGATTCGAAGCGATCACCTGGGAGCGGCTGGCCACCACGCTGGCCGCGCATGTCGACGGGGCGGCCCCCGGCGACGGCGGCGACTGGCTCAAGGTCGGGATCGACGGGCCGCCCGCGGCGCCCACCGGGGAGACCGCCGAGCGGATCGCGGAGGCGCTGCGGCTGCGTGGGCGGTCCGTGCTCGTCGTCGGCACCGAAGGGTTCCTGCGGCCCGCGTCGCTGCGCTACGAGTACGGGAAGCGGGACCCGGACTCGTACTACAGCGGTTGGTTCGACACCGGGGCGCTCTGGCGCGAGGTGTTCGGGCCGCTGGAGGCGGGAGGCAGCGGGCGCGTGCTGCCCGACCTGTGGGATCCCGCCACCGACCGCGCCACCCGCAGCCCGTACGTGGAACTGCCGCCCGGTGGCGTCCTGGTGGTGCACGGGCCGTTCCTCCTCGGGCACTGGTTCCCGTTCGACCTGACCGTCCATCTGCGGCTCTCGCCCGGAGCCCTCGCGCGCCGCAGCGAGGACCCCTGGACCCTGCCCGCCTTCGAGCGGTACGAGAACGAGGTCGGCCCCTCCGACACCGCGGACGTGGTCGTACGCGCCGACGACCCGCGCCACCCGGCCTGGACCGGACTCCGCGGCCAGGGGCCCGCCCCCGTACACAGTCCGCCCTAA
- a CDS encoding pyridoxal phosphate-dependent aminotransferase yields MEFRQSSKLSEVCYEIRGPVIEHANALEEAGHSVLRLNTGNPALFGFEAPEEIVQDMIRMLPKAHGYTDSRGILSARRAVAQRYQAMGLPEVGVDDVFLGNGVSELVSMAVQALLEDGDEVLIPAPDFPLWTAVTTLAGGKAVHYLCDESADWYPDLDDMAAKITDRTRAVVIINPNNPTGAVYPREIVEGILDLARRHGLMVFADEIYDQIVYDEAVHYPAASLAPDLVVLTFGGLSKTYRVAGFRSGWLVVSGPQQHAKSYLEGLTMLASMRLCPNAPAQYAIQAALGGRQSINELTAPGGRLHEQRDKAWEKLNEIPGVSCVKPKGALYAFPRLDPKVHKIHDDEKFVLDLLLREKIQVVQGTGFNWPRPDHFRILTLPYADDLDAAISRIGRFLSGYRQ; encoded by the coding sequence ATGGAGTTCCGGCAGTCGAGCAAGCTGAGCGAGGTCTGCTACGAGATCCGCGGCCCGGTCATCGAGCACGCCAACGCGCTGGAGGAGGCGGGCCACAGCGTCCTGCGCCTCAACACCGGAAACCCCGCGCTCTTCGGCTTCGAGGCGCCCGAGGAGATCGTCCAGGACATGATCCGGATGCTCCCGAAGGCCCACGGCTACACCGACTCCCGTGGCATCCTCTCCGCCCGCCGCGCCGTCGCCCAGCGCTACCAGGCCATGGGCCTGCCGGAGGTCGGCGTCGACGACGTCTTCCTCGGCAACGGCGTCTCCGAGCTGGTCTCCATGGCCGTCCAGGCGCTTCTGGAGGACGGCGACGAGGTCCTGATCCCCGCCCCCGACTTCCCCCTGTGGACGGCGGTGACCACCCTCGCGGGCGGCAAGGCGGTGCACTACCTCTGCGACGAGTCGGCCGACTGGTACCCGGACCTCGACGACATGGCCGCGAAGATCACCGACAGGACCCGGGCCGTCGTGATCATCAACCCCAACAACCCCACCGGCGCGGTGTATCCGCGCGAAATCGTCGAGGGCATCCTCGACCTCGCCCGCCGCCACGGCCTGATGGTCTTCGCCGACGAGATCTACGACCAGATCGTCTACGACGAGGCCGTCCACTACCCTGCCGCCTCCCTCGCCCCTGACCTGGTCGTCCTCACCTTCGGCGGTCTTTCGAAGACGTACCGGGTGGCGGGCTTCCGCTCCGGCTGGCTGGTCGTCAGCGGCCCCCAGCAGCACGCGAAGAGCTATCTGGAGGGGCTGACCATGCTCGCCTCCATGCGGCTGTGCCCCAACGCCCCCGCCCAGTACGCCATCCAGGCCGCGCTCGGCGGCCGGCAGTCGATCAACGAGCTGACCGCCCCCGGCGGCAGGCTCCACGAGCAGCGCGACAAGGCCTGGGAGAAGCTCAACGAGATCCCCGGCGTCTCCTGCGTGAAGCCCAAGGGCGCGCTCTACGCCTTCCCGCGCCTGGACCCGAAGGTGCACAAGATCCACGACGACGAGAAGTTCGTCCTCGACCTGCTGCTGCGCGAGAAGATCCAGGTCGTCCAGGGCACCGGCTTCAACTGGCCCCGGCCGGACCACTTCCGCATCCTGACCCTGCCGTACGCCGACGACCTCGACGCGGCGATCAGCCGCATCGGCCGTTTCCTGAGCGGCTACCGCCAGTAG
- a CDS encoding pseudouridine-5'-phosphate glycosidase yields the protein MSTQVSEEVREALHEGRPVVALESTIIAHGLPRPRNLAVARELEALVRDGGAVPATIAVVDGTAHVGLDEDRLARIAEDPAVRKLGHRDLAPALAAGATGATTVSATAWLADSVGIRVFATGGLGGVHREWHETQDESADLRLLSRVGITVVCAGIKSILDVPATLQRLETLGVTVVGYGTERFPGFYLASSGEPVDWTLRTPEEVAGVIRTQDELGEPYSALIVANPVPVADQLDPALHDRVLAQGLAAAKEKGITGQAVTPFLLEYLTVHTDGASLEANLAAVRGNVRLAARIATAYHGRA from the coding sequence ATGTCCACACAGGTGTCCGAAGAGGTACGGGAGGCGCTCCACGAGGGCCGTCCCGTCGTCGCGCTGGAGTCCACGATCATCGCCCACGGCCTGCCGCGCCCGCGCAATCTGGCCGTGGCCCGGGAGCTGGAGGCGCTGGTACGGGACGGCGGCGCCGTGCCCGCCACGATCGCCGTCGTCGACGGCACGGCCCATGTCGGCCTGGACGAGGACCGGTTGGCCCGGATCGCCGAGGATCCGGCGGTACGGAAGCTGGGCCACCGCGATCTGGCGCCCGCGCTCGCAGCCGGGGCGACGGGAGCGACGACGGTCTCGGCGACGGCGTGGCTGGCGGACTCGGTCGGCATACGGGTCTTCGCGACCGGCGGGCTCGGCGGGGTGCACCGGGAGTGGCACGAGACGCAGGACGAGTCGGCGGACCTGCGGCTGCTCTCCCGGGTCGGGATCACGGTGGTGTGCGCGGGGATCAAGTCGATCCTCGACGTCCCGGCGACGCTGCAGCGCCTGGAGACCCTGGGCGTGACGGTCGTGGGGTACGGGACGGAGCGCTTCCCCGGGTTCTATCTGGCCTCCTCGGGAGAGCCGGTCGACTGGACGCTGCGGACGCCCGAGGAGGTGGCGGGCGTGATACGGACCCAGGACGAGCTGGGCGAGCCGTACTCCGCGCTGATCGTCGCGAACCCGGTGCCGGTGGCCGACCAGCTGGATCCGGCGCTGCACGACCGGGTCCTCGCGCAGGGCCTCGCGGCGGCGAAGGAGAAGGGGATCACCGGCCAGGCCGTGACGCCGTTCCTGCTCGAGTATCTGACGGTGCACACCGACGGGGCGTCCCTGGAGGCCAACCTGGCGGCGGTGCGCGGCAACGTGCGGCTCGCGGCGCGGATCGCGACGGCGTACCACGGCCGGGCGTGA
- a CDS encoding translation initiation factor 2 yields MLFAARSAAALHRLLDVVPVFRGDGRIRRRFVLVPGSEFGVDALAAVERAGARTVPWSEALAGGHDLVLAASPKGELSALGGPLVLLPHGAGFNKTLTAEGTADSASGLDGLFLLHERRPLADVHALAHPGQIERLAAEAPAAAARGVVVGDPTLDRILESVGRRDRYRAALGTGTRRLVVVVSTWGPESLGVRRPGLVRELSGHLPYDEWQVALVVHPNVHSERGAYDLLESLAPELDAGLVLSRPYEEWGALLVAADAVVTDHGSTALYAAALDRPVVAACDGGAELIPGSPMARLLDRAGVLGGAADLDDLVRGHRPGAQRAAAATAFARQGEALELLRAEVYRLLGLDPPPYPADPAPLPVPAAPARTPYAFAVHARQEGAEGTEGTEETAVGITRHPAWADVATHHLAADAELAARRQQESAALLFRRSAPETAVAAEAWTARILERYPGRRTVAAPIADGRWLVRRSGGALYDVVLDAGPGPGRGPVDPTALLSGVHAHLSAAQDRAVAVAGRLHVRVGGTRHSVRLTPRPPLSPAP; encoded by the coding sequence GTGCTCTTCGCGGCGCGCTCGGCCGCCGCGCTGCACCGGCTCCTCGACGTCGTCCCCGTCTTCCGGGGTGACGGGCGGATCAGACGCCGCTTCGTCCTCGTCCCCGGCTCCGAGTTCGGCGTCGACGCGCTCGCGGCCGTCGAACGGGCCGGAGCCAGGACCGTGCCGTGGAGCGAGGCGCTCGCGGGCGGACACGACCTCGTGCTGGCGGCGAGCCCCAAGGGAGAACTGTCCGCGCTGGGCGGCCCGCTCGTCCTGCTCCCGCACGGCGCCGGGTTCAACAAGACACTGACCGCCGAGGGCACCGCCGACTCCGCCTCCGGCCTCGACGGGCTCTTCCTCCTGCACGAGCGGCGGCCGCTCGCCGATGTGCACGCGCTCGCCCACCCCGGCCAGATCGAGCGGCTCGCCGCGGAGGCGCCCGCCGCCGCCGCGCGGGGCGTGGTCGTCGGGGACCCGACGCTCGACCGGATCCTCGAGTCCGTCGGACGCCGCGACCGCTATCGGGCCGCCCTGGGAACCGGCACGCGGCGGCTCGTCGTGGTCGTCTCGACCTGGGGCCCGGAGTCCCTGGGAGTACGGCGACCCGGGCTCGTCCGCGAACTCTCCGGGCACCTGCCGTACGACGAGTGGCAGGTCGCCCTGGTCGTCCACCCCAACGTGCACAGCGAGCGGGGCGCGTACGACCTCCTGGAGAGCCTCGCCCCCGAGCTGGACGCGGGTCTGGTGCTCTCCCGGCCCTACGAGGAGTGGGGCGCGCTGCTCGTCGCGGCCGACGCCGTCGTCACCGACCACGGTTCGACGGCACTGTACGCCGCCGCCCTGGACCGGCCGGTCGTCGCCGCGTGCGACGGCGGGGCCGAGCTGATCCCGGGCAGCCCGATGGCCCGGCTCCTCGACCGGGCCGGCGTGCTCGGCGGCGCGGCGGACCTCGACGACCTGGTGCGCGGGCACCGGCCGGGCGCCCAGCGGGCCGCGGCCGCCACCGCGTTCGCCCGGCAGGGCGAGGCCCTGGAGCTGCTGCGCGCCGAGGTGTACCGGCTGCTCGGGCTCGATCCGCCGCCGTACCCCGCCGACCCGGCTCCGCTGCCGGTTCCGGCGGCCCCGGCCCGCACGCCGTACGCCTTCGCGGTCCACGCCCGCCAGGAGGGGGCGGAAGGAACGGAGGGAACGGAGGAAACGGCCGTAGGGATCACGCGTCATCCCGCGTGGGCCGATGTCGCGACGCATCACCTCGCCGCCGACGCGGAGCTCGCCGCCCGCCGTCAACAGGAGAGCGCCGCCCTGCTGTTCCGCAGGTCGGCGCCTGAGACGGCTGTGGCCGCCGAGGCGTGGACCGCGCGGATCCTGGAGAGGTACCCGGGACGCCGTACCGTCGCCGCGCCGATCGCGGACGGCCGCTGGCTGGTCCGGCGCAGCGGCGGGGCCCTGTACGACGTGGTTCTCGACGCCGGTCCCGGGCCGGGCCGCGGCCCGGTCGACCCCACCGCGCTGCTCAGCGGGGTGCACGCCCACCTGTCCGCGGCTCAGGACCGGGCGGTCGCCGTCGCCGGGCGGTTGCACGTCCGTGTCGGCGGGACGCGGCACTCCGTACGGCTCACGCCTCGGCCGCCCCTGTCCCCCGCTCCGTGA
- a CDS encoding DUF2293 domain-containing protein, protein MDLVAPVVVEPLKRRRCSECHQGPLERMIVEFNAPVCLDCADLGHLVFLRRGDTALTRRAREGSSLWAVVVRHNRRRTRYERQGLLVEEAALARAEAACLADAEARARRRARDAARRAERDAEVTATLEAEILRLFPRCPASRAAEIAAHASQKGSGRVGRTAAGRALDRGAVTAAVRAAVRHVDTEYDSLLMRGVPRHQARTRVSPAIEAVLRAWRSA, encoded by the coding sequence ATGGACCTGGTCGCACCCGTCGTCGTCGAACCGCTCAAGCGCCGCCGCTGCTCGGAGTGCCACCAGGGGCCGCTGGAGCGGATGATCGTCGAGTTCAACGCACCCGTCTGTCTGGACTGCGCCGACCTCGGTCATCTGGTGTTCCTGCGGCGCGGGGACACCGCCCTCACCCGCCGGGCGCGCGAGGGAAGTTCGCTCTGGGCGGTGGTCGTACGGCACAACCGGCGCCGTACGCGGTACGAGCGCCAGGGGCTGCTCGTCGAGGAGGCGGCGCTCGCCCGGGCCGAGGCGGCCTGTCTGGCCGACGCGGAGGCGCGGGCGCGGCGGCGGGCCCGGGACGCGGCGCGGCGCGCGGAGCGGGACGCGGAGGTCACCGCGACGCTGGAGGCCGAGATCCTGCGGCTCTTTCCGCGCTGCCCGGCATCGCGGGCGGCGGAGATCGCGGCTCATGCCTCGCAGAAGGGCAGCGGCCGGGTGGGACGTACGGCGGCGGGGCGGGCGCTCGACCGGGGAGCGGTCACGGCCGCGGTGCGGGCCGCCGTACGGCATGTCGACACCGAGTACGACTCGCTGCTCATGCGAGGGGTCCCCCGCCACCAGGCCCGGACGAGGGTGTCACCGGCCATCGAGGCGGTGCTCCGGGCCTGGCGCTCGGCGTGA
- a CDS encoding NB-ARC domain-containing protein gives MVEETRNSVGGQARVETLVQAGRIEHLHMAAPPPPSALQGLIADQLPPECRSFVDRHEEQRRLAEALGHGGEEAPAAALRRPFVVVISGVGGIGKTTLGTRLARRLRQDRPEYEGNVRYVDLDDHRTDGGADLSEAYAELLRGFGLRPDELERTLSARRSQYRAVTQHRPLVLVLDNVRTGSEAEALLPASGGSVVIAIGRRTLYEIPGGADLELPLAPLAGPHSHELLRTIVRDDPRFTEEADAAAELARVCQGLPAALEVAAQWVRRHGSRPLARLADRLSREWKENGVPEVEAVWNAAYEDLSPQAARLYRLLAVHPGPYLAPDAAVALFGDDEETAYDALDDLRVSGLLPAARGGLHRMHDLLRDHAVRRARRDDPDGTEAAAGRTRIVRWYLRQAQRADRLWAGPRLTLAEEVPALPGVPDVTWAGEKAGPDAQAWLEARRHALFGAVRTAYHHGMDPEAWALCEPLWTLFLDHQHYADVIDAFTAGRDAARRAGHPAALVRMRCQLARPLWELGELDAAAAEVDAAVGAAAALGDTDDERKLKASALEFRGKVATMRGDWAGSLPDFRESRRIHEQIPHPYGAMLQTYLLARSHRELGDLDAALADAREAHAAAQELGRARMTARTGLELGRVLHVLGRRAEAAPLYEAALSSARERRATREEAAILELLAALAQESGDEVTERGTGAAEA, from the coding sequence GTGGTCGAAGAGACGCGCAACAGCGTGGGGGGACAGGCCCGGGTGGAGACGCTCGTCCAGGCCGGACGCATCGAGCATCTGCACATGGCCGCCCCGCCCCCACCGTCCGCCCTACAGGGACTGATAGCGGATCAGTTACCGCCCGAGTGCCGCTCCTTCGTCGACCGCCACGAGGAGCAGAGACGCCTGGCCGAAGCCCTGGGGCACGGCGGCGAGGAAGCTCCGGCCGCCGCGCTGCGCCGCCCCTTCGTCGTCGTGATCAGCGGGGTCGGCGGGATCGGCAAGACCACGCTCGGCACACGGCTGGCGCGCCGCCTCCGGCAGGACCGCCCCGAGTACGAGGGCAACGTCCGTTACGTCGACCTGGACGACCACCGGACGGACGGCGGAGCCGACCTCTCCGAGGCGTACGCCGAGCTGCTGCGCGGCTTCGGCCTCCGCCCGGACGAGTTGGAGCGGACGCTGTCCGCTCGCCGGAGCCAGTACCGCGCCGTGACCCAGCACCGCCCCCTAGTCCTGGTGCTCGACAACGTCCGTACCGGTTCCGAGGCCGAGGCGCTGCTCCCCGCGTCCGGCGGCAGCGTGGTCATCGCCATCGGCCGGCGCACGCTGTACGAGATCCCGGGCGGGGCCGACCTCGAACTCCCGCTCGCGCCGCTCGCCGGACCGCACTCCCACGAACTGCTGCGGACCATCGTGCGCGACGACCCCCGGTTCACCGAGGAGGCGGACGCCGCCGCCGAACTCGCCCGCGTCTGCCAGGGGTTGCCCGCGGCCCTCGAGGTCGCCGCCCAGTGGGTACGGCGCCACGGCAGCCGCCCCCTCGCCCGCCTCGCCGACCGGCTGTCCAGGGAGTGGAAGGAGAACGGGGTGCCGGAGGTGGAGGCGGTGTGGAACGCCGCGTACGAGGACCTGAGCCCGCAGGCGGCTCGCCTGTACCGACTGCTCGCCGTCCACCCCGGCCCGTACCTCGCCCCCGATGCGGCGGTCGCGCTCTTCGGCGACGACGAGGAGACGGCGTACGACGCGCTCGACGACCTGCGGGTCTCCGGACTGCTGCCCGCCGCACGCGGCGGGCTCCACCGGATGCACGACCTCCTGCGCGACCACGCCGTGCGCCGCGCGCGACGGGACGACCCGGACGGCACCGAGGCCGCGGCCGGCCGCACCCGGATCGTGCGCTGGTACCTGCGCCAGGCGCAGCGCGCCGACCGGCTGTGGGCGGGCCCGCGGCTGACCCTGGCGGAGGAGGTGCCCGCCCTGCCGGGCGTACCGGACGTGACATGGGCCGGCGAGAAGGCCGGACCGGACGCCCAGGCCTGGCTCGAAGCCCGGCGGCACGCGCTCTTCGGCGCGGTTCGGACCGCGTACCACCACGGGATGGACCCCGAGGCCTGGGCGCTGTGCGAGCCGCTGTGGACCCTCTTCCTGGACCACCAGCACTACGCGGACGTCATCGACGCGTTCACGGCCGGCCGGGACGCGGCCCGGCGGGCCGGCCACCCCGCCGCGCTCGTCCGGATGCGCTGCCAACTCGCCCGCCCACTCTGGGAGCTGGGTGAACTGGACGCCGCGGCCGCGGAGGTGGACGCGGCCGTCGGGGCAGCCGCAGCCCTCGGGGATACGGACGACGAACGCAAACTCAAGGCGTCCGCGCTGGAGTTCCGGGGCAAGGTCGCCACGATGCGTGGGGACTGGGCGGGTTCGCTTCCCGACTTCCGGGAGTCGCGCCGCATCCACGAGCAGATTCCCCATCCCTACGGCGCGATGCTCCAGACCTATCTCCTCGCCCGTTCGCACCGTGAACTGGGCGACCTCGACGCCGCCCTCGCCGACGCCCGAGAGGCGCACGCCGCAGCCCAGGAGCTCGGCCGGGCCCGTATGACGGCCCGGACCGGTCTGGAGCTGGGCCGCGTCCTCCACGTCCTCGGCCGCCGCGCGGAGGCGGCCCCGCTCTACGAGGCGGCGCTGAGCAGCGCCAGGGAACGGCGGGCGACGCGCGAGGAGGCGGCGATTCTGGAGCTGCTCGCCGCGCTCGCCCAGGAGTCCGGGGACGAGGTCACGGAGCGGGGGACAGGGGCGGCCGAGGCGTGA
- a CDS encoding chaplin, which yields MRQIRRSGLATLMVTGGALALSAGAAHADSGAQGAAVDSPGVISGNAVQLPVHVPVNVCGNTVNVVGLLNPAAGNSCANTTEPDGYGSDADGGGGSHRDEPGTPHTGGQNGGGNASNGGGSTAEGVAKNSPGVLSGNGIQLPIDLPVNVSGNSVNVVGIGNPAFGNTAVNGPGHPEAPAEQPKPQGPGTLPPAPGDDKTPGAPVAPAPGTQTSSVALASTGSDLVGFAAPAGAALLLGGALVYRRARRMGAEG from the coding sequence ATGAGGCAGATTCGCCGAAGTGGTCTGGCCACATTGATGGTCACGGGTGGCGCGCTCGCGCTCTCGGCGGGCGCCGCGCACGCCGACTCCGGTGCACAGGGCGCCGCTGTCGACTCGCCGGGCGTGATCTCCGGCAACGCCGTTCAGTTGCCGGTGCACGTCCCGGTCAACGTCTGCGGGAACACCGTCAACGTCGTCGGGCTGCTCAACCCGGCCGCCGGCAACAGCTGCGCGAACACCACCGAGCCCGACGGGTACGGCTCGGACGCGGACGGCGGCGGCGGGTCGCACAGGGACGAGCCCGGCACGCCGCACACCGGCGGGCAGAACGGCGGGGGCAACGCGTCCAACGGCGGTGGCTCCACCGCCGAGGGCGTCGCGAAGAACTCCCCCGGAGTGCTCTCCGGCAACGGCATCCAGCTGCCGATCGACCTCCCCGTGAACGTCAGCGGCAACTCGGTCAACGTCGTCGGCATCGGCAACCCGGCCTTCGGCAACACCGCCGTCAACGGCCCCGGCCACCCCGAGGCGCCCGCCGAGCAGCCGAAGCCGCAGGGGCCCGGCACGCTCCCGCCCGCCCCGGGCGACGACAAGACCCCGGGTGCCCCGGTCGCCCCGGCGCCCGGTACGCAGACCAGCTCGGTCGCGCTCGCCAGCACGGGCTCGGACCTGGTCGGCTTCGCGGCCCCGGCCGGCGCGGCCCTGCTGCTCGGCGGCGCGCTGGTGTACCGCCGGGCCCGTCGCATGGGCGCGGAGGGCTGA
- a CDS encoding carbohydrate kinase family protein: MTGLLVVGDVVTDVVARHGTPLAPATDTAAEIRRLPGGAGANAACWAARSGCGQVRLLGRVGADEAGWHDRALRRAGVRPMLVMDADATTATVISLVDASAERTFLTDSGAALRLSPADWADAFLDGTAHLHLSGYLFFAAPSRATALRALRGAREAGIPVSVDPASAGFLKRLGADRFLTAAQGARALFPNADEARLLTGCAEPVAAAEALSRTFPLVAVTLGAEGAVVAEAGSVTGRVAAPAVRPVDSTGAGDAFTGAFLAARLAGADAVEAAEAGCRAGAEAVTVVGGRPPP, from the coding sequence GTGACCGGGCTCCTGGTCGTCGGGGACGTGGTCACCGACGTCGTGGCCCGGCACGGGACCCCGCTCGCACCGGCCACGGACACGGCCGCCGAGATCCGGCGGCTGCCGGGCGGGGCGGGGGCCAACGCGGCCTGCTGGGCGGCGCGTTCGGGCTGCGGGCAGGTGCGGCTGCTCGGGCGGGTGGGCGCGGACGAGGCCGGGTGGCACGACCGGGCGCTGCGCCGGGCGGGCGTTCGGCCGATGCTGGTCATGGACGCGGACGCCACCACGGCGACGGTGATCTCCCTGGTCGACGCGAGCGCCGAGCGCACGTTCCTGACCGACAGCGGGGCGGCGCTGCGTCTCTCCCCCGCCGACTGGGCCGACGCGTTCCTCGACGGAACGGCGCATCTGCATCTGTCCGGGTATCTCTTCTTCGCCGCGCCGAGCCGCGCGACCGCGCTGAGGGCGCTGCGGGGCGCGCGGGAGGCGGGGATTCCGGTGAGTGTGGACCCGGCCTCCGCGGGGTTCCTGAAGCGGCTGGGGGCGGATCGGTTCCTGACCGCGGCCCAGGGCGCGCGGGCCCTGTTCCCGAACGCCGACGAGGCCCGGCTGCTGACCGGGTGCGCGGAACCGGTGGCGGCGGCGGAGGCGTTGAGCCGTACGTTCCCGCTGGTCGCGGTCACGCTGGGCGCCGAGGGCGCGGTGGTGGCCGAGGCCGGCTCGGTCACGGGCCGGGTCGCGGCGCCGGCCGTCCGCCCGGTGGACTCGACGGGCGCGGGCGACGCGTTCACGGGAGCGTTCCTGGCGGCCCGGCTCGCGGGTGCGGACGCGGTGGAGGCGGCGGAGGCCGGGTGCCGGGCGGGCGCGGAGGCGGTGACGGTGGTGGGCGGCCGGCCGCCGCCTTAG
- a CDS encoding winged helix-turn-helix transcriptional regulator, which yields MPRQPRRRSYDQYCAAARALDLVGDRWTLLIVRELLAGPRRYTDLHADLPGVSTDMLAGRLKDMEGAALVTRRRLPAPASAYVYELTPRGRELLPVLRALAEWGAPALEEPRPTDAVRAHWFAIPLLGALAGRIEGVVQVTLDEGVFHVRTGGDAAASYADGPAEDADAHLRTDAATCRALASGELTLAEAVRDGRVEVAGDGLLAGEPREPLVPSAVD from the coding sequence ATGCCACGTCAGCCACGCCGCCGAAGCTATGACCAGTACTGTGCCGCTGCCCGGGCCCTCGACCTCGTCGGCGACCGCTGGACGCTGCTGATCGTCCGTGAACTCCTCGCCGGCCCGCGCCGCTACACCGATCTGCACGCCGACCTGCCCGGAGTCAGTACGGACATGCTGGCCGGCCGCCTCAAGGACATGGAGGGCGCCGCACTTGTCACGCGCCGCCGCCTGCCGGCGCCCGCGTCGGCGTACGTGTACGAACTCACGCCGCGCGGCCGCGAGCTGCTGCCCGTCCTGCGGGCCCTGGCCGAATGGGGCGCGCCCGCCCTGGAGGAACCCCGGCCGACCGACGCCGTCCGCGCCCACTGGTTCGCGATCCCGCTGCTGGGCGCGCTGGCGGGCCGGATCGAGGGCGTCGTTCAAGTGACCCTCGACGAAGGGGTGTTCCATGTACGGACCGGGGGCGACGCGGCCGCCTCGTACGCGGACGGACCGGCCGAGGACGCCGACGCGCACCTGCGGACCGACGCCGCGACCTGCCGCGCCCTGGCGAGCGGGGAGCTGACGCTCGCGGAGGCGGTGCGGGACGGACGGGTCGAGGTGGCGGGGGACGGCCTTCTCGCCGGTGAACCGCGGGAGCCGCTCGTGCCGTCGGCGGTCGACTGA
- a CDS encoding cupin domain-containing protein → MGIDICTERDTRLGETLVVEPVRAGSRDGVLAKGTSVGTLRIKPPKGRTDVVFRTVTLAPGASTGWHHHPGQIIAVVQSGTLTRILHDCSVETVSAGEAFVEPAGRRNRHTGHNFGSEPVVLYMTCLLPEGAPLAIEADAPDCALSLA, encoded by the coding sequence ATGGGGATCGACATCTGCACCGAGCGGGACACGCGCCTCGGGGAGACCCTGGTGGTCGAGCCGGTGCGCGCGGGCAGCCGTGACGGTGTACTGGCCAAGGGCACCTCGGTCGGCACGCTCCGGATCAAGCCGCCCAAGGGGCGGACGGATGTCGTCTTCCGTACCGTCACCCTCGCCCCGGGGGCCTCCACGGGGTGGCACCACCACCCCGGCCAGATCATCGCCGTCGTCCAGTCGGGCACGCTGACCCGCATCCTGCACGACTGCTCGGTCGAGACGGTGTCCGCGGGCGAGGCCTTCGTCGAGCCCGCGGGCCGAAGGAACCGCCACACAGGACACAACTTCGGCTCCGAGCCCGTCGTGCTCTACATGACCTGCCTCCTGCCCGAGGGCGCGCCGCTCGCGATCGAGGCGGACGCACCGGACTGCGCGCTCAGCCTCGCTTGA